The Candidatus Thermoplasmatota archaeon sequence TCGTCCCATCGGTGCTGTCCCCGTCCACCACGATGAGCTCGAAGTTCCCCCTGGGAAGTGTCTGCTTCTCGAACTGCTTCAGGAACTCCTCCAGACCCTCGTCTTCGTTGTACGTGGGGACAATGACGGAGATCCTCTTCATTCGCCGCCTCCGATGCGAAGGGCCAGCTCCCGCGCGTCATCCATGCACGCGTCCATGTTGAGATACTCGAACCTGCCGAACCTCCCGCAGAGCTCGATGCCCGCACCGCTCATGAACTTCCTGAGCCTGGAGACGTTCCGTTCGTATTCGAGGTCGTAGACCACATACGCGTATTCGGTCCTCATCACCCGCGAGAACTCGACGCTGTCCTTGTCCACGATCCCGTTCTTGTGAAGGCTCGTTTCCACGGAGTCCACAAGCTCGTCGTCAGAGAGTTCCCATGTGTCATCGTCCCTGAAGCAGGTGATCTCGGCCATCACGGAGCTCTTGCCCTCGGGTGTGGTCTCTGGGCTATAGTTGGAGGGGAAGCTCGCCCGGTAGAATATCCCGTCCTCCCGCCTCGGGAAGTACACCCAGGAGAAGTCGTTGATCTTTGGGTCGTCGATGCCCAGCATGACGGTGACCAGCGAGTTGAACCTCAGATTCCGGGCAGCGGTGACCATGTCCGCAGGCGTTTCGTCAAAGACCCTCGCCAGTGCGGGGAGCGGAATCGTGGATATCAGAGTCTGGAAGTCGTGAGATTCTCCGCCTCCTGAGACCCGAAATCCGTCGTGGGTCTTGGAGACCTGCTCGACCTCGAACCCCGACTTGATCGACCTGCATCTGTCCGCGAGTGTGTCAGTGAGGACCTGGATGCCCCCCCTCAAGGGATAGTAGAACTCGAGCTGATGGACGTATCC is a genomic window containing:
- a CDS encoding FAD-dependent oxidoreductase — translated: MIGILGGGLTGLTLGSLLPDSIVLEKEDAPGGLCRSLNEDGYTFDFGGSHIIFSNRPERLQFMLSVLGEDLVKNRRNTKIYYKGRFVKYPFENGLSDLPLEENFECLVEFLKLRLKRASGEVPEPANLKEWFEYKFGRAIAGKYLLPYNEKIWRVGPEEMGTEWVSRIPDPPLEDIIKSSLGIETEGYVHQLEFYYPLRGGIQVLTDTLADRCRSIKSGFEVEQVSKTHDGFRVSGGGESHDFQTLISTIPLPALARVFDETPADMVTAARNLRFNSLVTVMLGIDDPKINDFSWVYFPRREDGIFYRASFPSNYSPETTPEGKSSVMAEITCFRDDDTWELSDDELVDSVETSLHKNGIVDKDSVEFSRVMRTEYAYVVYDLEYERNVSRLRKFMSGAGIELCGRFGRFEYLNMDACMDDARELALRIGGGE